The following proteins come from a genomic window of Spongiibacter tropicus DSM 19543:
- a CDS encoding pirin family protein, producing the protein MSNLGRVCEQDGAVHDGGDRIEMVLDGKEKALGGFSVRRVLPSVRRKLVGPWIFFDHMGPADFPAGQGVDVRPHPHIGIATVTYLFEGEMLHRDSLGSEQRIRPGDINLMVAGRGIVHSERQRPEVLAAPQRMHGLQLWLALPIGQEEIDPAFYHYPDADIPAVDVGGVAVRVMMGSAYGVTAPVKTYAETLYLEARLEAGQSLVLPEAEERAVYVVEGSLTVGDRHLPQHSMAILRPGEQCVAAEEESRLALIGGESFEKRYIDWNFVSSRKERIEQARDDWRNGRFPSVPGDDVEFIPLPE; encoded by the coding sequence ATGAGTAACCTGGGCCGGGTGTGTGAACAGGATGGTGCGGTTCACGATGGCGGTGACCGCATCGAGATGGTTCTCGATGGCAAGGAGAAAGCACTGGGCGGTTTTTCCGTGCGTCGGGTGCTGCCGAGTGTGCGGCGCAAACTGGTGGGGCCGTGGATCTTCTTCGATCATATGGGGCCGGCGGATTTCCCCGCCGGGCAGGGGGTCGATGTGCGCCCGCACCCGCATATCGGTATTGCGACGGTGACTTATCTGTTTGAGGGCGAGATGCTGCACCGGGATTCACTGGGCAGCGAGCAGCGGATTCGTCCGGGTGATATCAATCTGATGGTTGCGGGCCGGGGTATTGTGCACTCCGAGCGCCAGCGCCCGGAAGTGCTGGCGGCTCCCCAGCGCATGCACGGACTGCAACTCTGGCTGGCGCTGCCCATTGGGCAGGAAGAGATTGATCCGGCGTTTTATCACTACCCCGATGCTGATATCCCCGCTGTTGATGTTGGGGGAGTGGCGGTGCGGGTGATGATGGGCAGCGCCTACGGGGTGACCGCGCCGGTGAAAACCTACGCAGAAACCCTGTACCTGGAAGCGCGGCTTGAAGCCGGTCAATCATTGGTATTGCCTGAGGCGGAGGAGCGTGCGGTCTACGTGGTGGAAGGGTCACTGACAGTTGGGGATCGTCATCTGCCCCAGCACAGCATGGCGATTCTCCGGCCCGGCGAGCAGTGTGTGGCGGCGGAGGAAGAGAGTCGGCTGGCATTGATCGGTGGCGAGTCCTTCGAGAAACGCTACATCGACTGGAATTTCGTTTCCAGCCGCAAAGAGCGGATTGAGCAGGCCCGCGACGACTGGCGCAACGGGCGCTTTCCCTCTGTACCGGGTGACGATGTCGAGTTTATTCCTCTGCCGGAATAG
- a CDS encoding monovalent cation:proton antiporter-2 (CPA2) family protein translates to MIDYQPSHLELLFWQTLSLIAAACLFTPLMKKLGLGTILGYLLAGIVVNLAYAGNFSEHPEELLHFSEFGVVLFLFVIGLELKPQTLWQMRGDIFGLGLAQMLGCGALLAVAAALCGIAPTAAIIVGLGLALSSTAIVMTQLDERRERNTLHGRKAFSILLFQDLAIVPLLLLAALLAPANDSLSLADSAANIGIALLAILLLILTGRYLLSPMFSLLSKSGVPEIMTATALGIVIAAALLMDVAGMSYAMGSFLAGVMLAESSYRHEIEADIEPFRGLFLGLFFMAVGLSLDIQTILDNALIIVAAAPLAMALKALGLYAVTRWFGSEHNTSVRTALGLSQHGEFGFVLFAAAAGTGLLGAELSSVLICIISVSMALAGLTDKLLPLLLRQQRSGDPEEDYSDAVGSVLIIGFGRFGQMVSQPLFANGLQVVTLDNDSRRIEDARRFGFRVHFGDGSRREILRAAGIANVKAVVIATNNPQRNSQIVELVKKENPEARVYVRSYDRLHSIELKALNADFSVRECFESALALSRQTLIGMGADEALASRIIADIRRRDLERLRQQVDEGIMAGSDKLHIRPVQPEPLSLD, encoded by the coding sequence GTGATCGACTACCAACCTAGCCACCTCGAACTGCTCTTCTGGCAAACCCTGTCGCTGATTGCAGCGGCCTGCCTGTTTACCCCGCTGATGAAGAAGCTGGGGCTGGGCACCATTCTCGGCTATCTGTTAGCCGGTATTGTGGTCAACCTTGCCTATGCGGGCAATTTTTCTGAACACCCTGAAGAGCTGCTGCACTTCTCCGAATTCGGCGTAGTGCTGTTCCTCTTCGTTATTGGTCTGGAGCTGAAGCCTCAGACCCTGTGGCAAATGCGCGGCGATATTTTCGGACTCGGTCTCGCACAAATGTTGGGCTGCGGCGCACTGCTCGCGGTTGCCGCAGCGCTGTGCGGGATTGCGCCCACCGCCGCCATTATTGTCGGCCTGGGCCTGGCGCTGTCGTCCACCGCCATCGTGATGACGCAGCTGGATGAGCGTCGCGAGCGCAATACCCTGCACGGCCGCAAGGCCTTCAGCATCCTGCTGTTTCAGGATTTGGCCATCGTACCGCTGTTGCTGCTGGCAGCGCTGCTGGCCCCCGCCAACGACTCGCTCAGTCTGGCCGACAGCGCTGCCAATATTGGTATTGCCTTGCTTGCCATTCTGCTGCTGATTTTGACCGGACGGTATTTGCTGAGCCCGATGTTCAGCCTGCTGTCCAAGTCTGGCGTGCCGGAAATTATGACGGCAACCGCCCTGGGCATTGTCATCGCCGCCGCACTGCTGATGGATGTCGCGGGCATGTCTTATGCGATGGGCAGCTTTCTCGCCGGTGTGATGCTGGCAGAGTCCTCTTACCGCCACGAGATCGAAGCCGATATCGAACCCTTTCGCGGGCTGTTTCTCGGCCTGTTCTTTATGGCCGTCGGTCTGTCGCTCGATATTCAGACCATCCTCGACAACGCGTTGATTATTGTCGCCGCCGCGCCGCTGGCGATGGCGCTGAAAGCCCTGGGCCTGTACGCGGTCACGCGATGGTTTGGCAGCGAACACAATACCTCGGTGCGCACCGCGCTGGGGCTGTCCCAACACGGTGAATTCGGTTTTGTGCTGTTTGCCGCCGCCGCAGGAACCGGGCTGCTGGGCGCCGAGCTGTCATCGGTGCTGATCTGCATCATCTCGGTATCCATGGCACTGGCCGGGCTCACCGATAAATTGCTGCCGCTGTTACTGCGCCAGCAGCGTAGCGGCGACCCCGAAGAGGATTACTCCGACGCCGTCGGCAGCGTGCTGATTATCGGCTTTGGCCGCTTCGGGCAGATGGTCTCGCAACCGCTGTTTGCCAACGGCCTGCAAGTGGTCACGCTGGACAATGACAGTCGCCGCATTGAAGACGCCCGCCGCTTTGGCTTTAGAGTGCACTTTGGCGACGGCAGCCGCCGGGAGATTTTACGGGCGGCGGGCATTGCCAATGTGAAGGCCGTGGTGATCGCCACCAACAACCCGCAGCGCAACAGTCAAATAGTGGAACTGGTGAAAAAGGAGAACCCGGAGGCGCGGGTTTATGTACGCTCTTACGACCGCCTGCACTCCATCGAGCTGAAAGCCCTGAACGCCGACTTCAGCGTGCGGGAGTGCTTTGAATCGGCACTGGCGCTCAGCCGCCAAACCCTGATCGGCATGGGCGCCGACGAGGCACTCGCCAGCCGCATTATCGCCGACATTCGCCGCCGTGACCTGGAGCGCCTCCGCCAACAAGTGGACGAAGGCATCATGGCCGGCAGCGACAAACTGCACATCAGGCCGGTGCAGCCTGAACCCCTGTCGCTGGACTGA
- a CDS encoding quinone oxidoreductase family protein yields MKAAIVEKFGELPHYGEFDVPQPGDGQQRVWVKAAALSQLVRAQAAGRHYSSAQPPLVPGADGVGVLENGQRVYFAFPAPPFGSMAEQVVVDSGNIVALPDHLDDITAAAMANPAMSSWAALVERLNFQPGQRVLVNGANGASGRLAVQIARHLGAEHIVATARSRSAESELKALGADAFISLEHPHDELTAAFQAVLAEGMDAVLDYVWGPSMEALLAALPKARGRAAAPPVRIVNMGSLAGEQISLKASMLRSADLKMMGSGLGSVSQAGLLRSIAAAFAAAETAGLKIATQVLPLAEVAQAWRITGPERVVLRP; encoded by the coding sequence ATGAAAGCCGCAATTGTAGAAAAATTTGGTGAACTGCCGCACTACGGCGAGTTTGATGTGCCTCAGCCGGGTGATGGCCAGCAACGGGTATGGGTGAAAGCGGCGGCGCTGTCGCAACTGGTGCGCGCCCAGGCGGCGGGTCGTCACTACAGCAGTGCACAGCCGCCACTGGTGCCGGGGGCGGATGGTGTGGGTGTGCTGGAAAATGGCCAGCGGGTGTACTTCGCCTTTCCAGCGCCGCCGTTTGGCAGTATGGCAGAACAGGTGGTGGTGGACAGCGGCAATATCGTGGCCTTGCCGGACCACCTCGATGACATCACCGCAGCGGCGATGGCGAATCCCGCCATGTCTTCCTGGGCGGCGCTGGTGGAACGGCTGAATTTTCAGCCCGGACAGCGGGTATTGGTCAACGGTGCCAATGGTGCGTCGGGAAGGCTGGCGGTTCAGATTGCCCGCCATCTCGGCGCCGAACACATTGTGGCAACCGCGCGCTCACGCTCGGCGGAATCCGAACTGAAAGCGCTGGGCGCCGATGCCTTCATCAGCTTGGAACACCCCCACGACGAATTAACAGCCGCGTTCCAAGCGGTGCTCGCCGAAGGTATGGATGCCGTACTGGACTACGTTTGGGGGCCATCGATGGAAGCGCTGCTGGCGGCACTGCCGAAAGCCCGTGGGCGCGCGGCAGCGCCGCCGGTGCGAATCGTGAATATGGGCTCTCTGGCGGGGGAGCAGATTAGCCTCAAGGCGTCGATGCTGCGCAGTGCAGACCTGAAGATGATGGGCAGTGGCCTCGGCAGTGTTTCCCAAGCGGGTCTGCTGCGCAGTATCGCGGCCGCCTTTGCCGCCGCAGAAACGGCTGGACTGAAGATTGCAACCCAGGTTTTGCCTCTGGCTGAGGTTGCGCAAGCCTGGCGGATAACCGGACCCGAACGCGTGGTGCTGCGACCCTGA
- a CDS encoding TonB-dependent receptor has translation MRNMMGTPRLLAAAILAAPMVQAAESGAYALEEVVVTAQKKAESLQDAPISLTAFGQQELETKGINSLSDIGANVPSMSIQPFPINNATLRIFIRGIGISDAQITQDPPVGVYMDGVYIARSTGTALDVADLERIEILRGPQGTLYGRNTTGGAVNLVTRKPSTEALEFEQKFTVGDRSLFTSKTSANIPVTDTLAAKLAFMTTQQDGFIENTGPGGDYGDREVQGYRLDVRWDVNETMTLDYAYDRSELDYYNTSYQAVTRPLGDKGQAEPIKEHASEQTVYSSRRLDKMATGKPLEESNTEITGHALTFTAGFDGGEFKYIAAYRELSDASYADIGGGAGSTEFRLDTHRYKGQATNDEWTPLVKPLVTQRQRSHELQVSGDAWDSRLEYLVGAYYFKERAIEDNSPLHHQLSADARIPGVPFRVHVVNLLSQHYEIENEAMAFFGQATWTPNVLEDRLQLTFGARHSRDKRSAIKNQTDLNIAELYGLALDLPWGTIDQSDPGRQFDDVEASKKFDDNSFSFVAEYDLTDSINLYGKVNEAYKSGGFNTRDPQRDGNQGPASDGIDYGFGFVDGFDEEKVRSMELGIKSELMDRRLRINADIFKSVYSDMQLNFILDGTVADTKITNAGEAEMQGLEADITFMATRNLLLMLNYAYLDAEVTKARDVNGQDVSDQFVFFAAPEQSYTAVADWTIADADWGRLGLNVSYNYMDERNGGSLASNVKNTRLEAYGVWNARLGLNEMPLAGGMLSVAAWGKNLLDEEYAISAIDNQPQADRSVLWGDPRSYGVDLIYRY, from the coding sequence ATGAGAAACATGATGGGGACGCCGCGGTTGTTGGCCGCGGCGATATTGGCTGCGCCGATGGTCCAGGCTGCCGAGTCGGGTGCTTATGCATTGGAAGAGGTGGTGGTAACCGCGCAGAAGAAAGCCGAGTCTTTGCAGGATGCGCCTATTTCATTGACGGCCTTTGGTCAGCAGGAGCTGGAGACCAAGGGCATTAACAGCCTGTCGGATATTGGCGCGAATGTGCCGAGCATGAGCATTCAGCCGTTTCCGATTAACAACGCCACACTGCGAATTTTCATTCGCGGTATTGGTATTTCCGATGCGCAGATTACCCAGGACCCGCCGGTCGGCGTGTACATGGACGGGGTGTATATTGCCCGCTCCACCGGCACCGCGCTGGATGTGGCCGACCTGGAGCGCATCGAAATTCTGCGCGGCCCGCAGGGCACGTTGTACGGCCGCAACACGACCGGTGGCGCGGTGAACCTGGTCACACGCAAGCCCAGCACAGAGGCCTTGGAGTTTGAGCAGAAGTTCACAGTAGGCGACCGCAGCCTGTTTACCTCCAAGACCTCGGCCAATATTCCCGTAACCGACACGCTCGCGGCCAAGCTGGCATTCATGACGACACAGCAGGACGGTTTTATTGAGAACACCGGGCCGGGCGGCGACTATGGCGACCGCGAGGTACAGGGTTACCGCCTCGACGTGCGCTGGGATGTCAACGAGACCATGACGCTCGATTATGCCTACGACCGCTCAGAGCTGGATTACTACAACACCAGTTATCAGGCGGTGACCCGGCCGCTGGGTGACAAAGGTCAGGCCGAGCCGATTAAAGAACATGCCAGTGAGCAGACAGTTTACAGCAGTCGCCGCCTGGACAAGATGGCGACCGGCAAGCCACTGGAAGAGTCCAATACAGAGATTACCGGCCACGCGCTGACGTTCACCGCCGGTTTCGATGGCGGCGAATTCAAGTACATTGCGGCCTACCGGGAGTTGAGTGATGCGTCCTACGCCGATATTGGCGGTGGTGCCGGGTCCACCGAGTTTCGTCTGGATACGCACCGCTACAAGGGGCAGGCAACAAACGATGAGTGGACGCCCTTGGTAAAACCGCTGGTTACCCAGCGTCAGCGCTCCCACGAGCTTCAGGTGTCTGGCGATGCCTGGGATTCGCGTCTGGAGTATCTGGTGGGTGCCTATTATTTCAAAGAACGCGCGATCGAAGACAACTCGCCGCTGCACCACCAGTTGAGTGCTGATGCCCGCATTCCGGGGGTGCCGTTCCGGGTGCACGTGGTGAACCTGCTGTCGCAGCACTATGAGATTGAAAACGAGGCGATGGCCTTTTTCGGTCAGGCGACCTGGACGCCGAATGTGCTGGAAGATCGCCTGCAGCTGACATTTGGTGCGCGCCATTCCCGCGATAAACGCTCGGCCATTAAAAACCAGACCGACCTGAATATTGCCGAGCTTTACGGTCTTGCCCTCGACTTGCCCTGGGGCACCATCGACCAGAGCGATCCGGGGCGGCAATTCGACGATGTGGAAGCCTCGAAGAAGTTTGACGATAACTCCTTCAGCTTCGTGGCCGAGTACGACCTGACCGACAGTATCAATCTGTACGGCAAGGTCAACGAAGCCTACAAGAGCGGTGGTTTTAATACCCGCGATCCCCAGCGCGATGGCAATCAGGGTCCGGCCAGTGACGGCATCGACTATGGCTTCGGTTTTGTCGACGGATTTGATGAAGAGAAAGTGCGCTCCATGGAACTGGGTATCAAGAGCGAGCTGATGGATCGCCGACTGCGCATCAACGCCGATATCTTCAAAAGCGTCTACAGCGACATGCAGCTGAACTTCATTCTGGACGGCACCGTTGCCGATACCAAAATCACCAATGCGGGCGAAGCGGAAATGCAGGGGCTGGAAGCGGATATCACCTTTATGGCGACCCGCAATCTGCTGCTGATGCTCAACTACGCCTACCTCGATGCCGAAGTCACCAAGGCGCGCGATGTTAACGGCCAGGATGTGAGCGATCAGTTTGTGTTCTTTGCGGCACCGGAGCAGAGCTATACCGCCGTTGCCGACTGGACCATTGCCGATGCCGACTGGGGACGTTTGGGTCTGAACGTCAGCTACAACTACATGGATGAGCGCAACGGCGGCTCACTGGCGTCAAATGTGAAAAACACCCGGCTGGAGGCCTATGGCGTTTGGAATGCTCGCCTGGGTCTGAACGAGATGCCGCTGGCGGGTGGCATGCTGTCCGTCGCGGCCTGGGGTAAAAATCTGCTGGATGAAGAGTACGCGATCAGCGCTATCGACAATCAGCCCCAAGCCGACCGATCTGTGCTGTGGGGAGATCCGCGCAGCTACGGGGTAGACCTGATCTACCGCTACTGA
- a CDS encoding TIGR03619 family F420-dependent LLM class oxidoreductase has translation MHLGFSSMNTVHDPRPADLAKILEEAGFESLWYGEHSHIPMSRKTPYPPGGELPEPYKEMMDPYISLMEAAAVTSKLKLGTGIALLLERELLSQAKTIATLDRLSEGRLIIGTGVGWNEEEFENATKLPWKRRYLGLKETVAATRALFRDEAPEYHGELIDFDPVWFEPKPVQAGGPKFLFGAMGPLGTKHAAMWADGWMPVDVVMPDVGEGIAAFHQAVKDFGRNPDDVEITMVAMGEITADLLKRYRDLGIHRVNIGVGMENWNKPEIIMPMIEQFSKIIPEL, from the coding sequence ATGCACCTGGGTTTCAGTTCCATGAACACGGTCCACGATCCTCGTCCGGCGGATCTGGCGAAAATCCTCGAAGAGGCCGGTTTCGAGTCGCTGTGGTACGGCGAGCACAGCCACATCCCCATGTCGCGTAAAACGCCCTATCCCCCCGGCGGAGAATTGCCCGAGCCCTACAAGGAAATGATGGACCCCTACATCTCGTTGATGGAAGCAGCTGCGGTAACCAGCAAGCTGAAACTGGGTACCGGCATTGCGCTGCTGCTGGAGCGGGAGCTGCTGTCCCAGGCCAAGACCATCGCAACCCTTGACCGTCTGTCTGAGGGGCGCCTGATCATCGGCACCGGGGTGGGCTGGAATGAAGAGGAATTCGAAAACGCGACAAAGCTGCCGTGGAAACGCCGTTATCTCGGTCTGAAAGAAACCGTCGCTGCCACTCGTGCGCTGTTCCGCGACGAGGCGCCGGAATACCACGGTGAGCTGATCGACTTCGATCCAGTGTGGTTCGAGCCGAAGCCCGTGCAGGCCGGTGGTCCCAAGTTTCTGTTCGGCGCAATGGGGCCGCTGGGCACCAAGCACGCCGCCATGTGGGCTGATGGCTGGATGCCCGTCGACGTGGTGATGCCGGATGTGGGCGAGGGCATTGCTGCCTTTCATCAGGCCGTAAAAGACTTCGGCCGTAACCCCGACGACGTGGAAATTACCATGGTCGCGATGGGCGAGATCACGGCCGACTTGCTCAAGCGCTACCGTGATTTGGGTATCCACCGCGTGAACATCGGTGTCGGCATGGAGAACTGGAACAAGCCCGAGATCATCATGCCGATGATCGAACAGTTCTCGAAAATCATCCCCGAGCTCTAG
- a CDS encoding ankyrin repeat domain-containing protein — protein MTRLEDKLLKGLTLLAFALISACASFSPYTTAANQGDLSFIDSYLAEGGEVDQRDGFGNTALYQAAKTGQLAVLERLLEAGADPGLTVGEQGDTALLAAAASTVDGDKMVAALLHAGANAEQSDISGVTPLWSAVEANNLDAARLLIDAGANPNEMVHGYTPLMLAAHNKYSDMVKLLLVRGADVDVLSDGVEVGYNALYFAVELRHWEQKSGWQSATPLGRVSKYYDGSNGANAIFLLDQQQKVVDILLAAGSDPDATRGEWTALTRAARQGADASVVEALLLAGANPNLKSREDYSPLYLAAGWNRAAQVDVLLALGADVDLGNDNDNETAIYNAANNGHLEPVKSLLAAGADVNIADGKGFTALYLASYDGYTEVVQYLIAAGANMDTRSGKGGWSPLHTAADKGKEGVVRELIAAGADVNFRSSGDYSAMYYAAKSGKKAAEDIIKMLAVAGGDVNARCNGYYPLHMAADNGYYDVVKTLLQYGANPNLRDKDDDSALDIAMRHGYQKTTNYIQQYGGQTNSYSKSSGGGDMFGKIFATVAIGAIAGSADIPIENSLDIMGAAVGDIWVDDGQGSRLATMQQQMAQGTYQIKDPALRSLAETRMQLEKQNRDIQQQVAAYNAEQKRRQEEHRLAMAQRQAEYAEQKAAYEQRQREAAIARQEAARAAEQARRDAEIERQKQRAEEQARRQQEADDARERELARRAAEAAKPKPLSGSIRSGRMNEGEGADCDCEGTLTMQSFSVGSCQVSSLVVAYEVSHFFGEPTVNGKYKWQTSGADDDCLPSDFNLWLKIQNGDAYGYIEIDPAIPRAGAVSYSGTSGSPNWDSFICGYQGGKATACFDAASAKTLYKHGRIVGVEASHQ, from the coding sequence ATGACCCGCCTTGAGGACAAGCTACTTAAGGGACTGACCCTCCTGGCTTTCGCTCTCATTTCGGCCTGTGCCAGTTTCTCGCCGTATACCACCGCCGCTAATCAGGGCGATCTCAGTTTTATCGACAGCTATCTAGCCGAGGGTGGTGAGGTGGATCAGCGCGACGGCTTTGGCAATACCGCGCTGTATCAGGCGGCCAAGACCGGGCAGCTTGCCGTGCTTGAGCGCTTATTGGAGGCGGGTGCCGATCCGGGGCTGACGGTCGGTGAGCAGGGGGATACGGCATTATTGGCCGCGGCGGCTTCCACGGTGGATGGTGACAAGATGGTTGCCGCCCTGCTGCATGCGGGTGCGAATGCCGAACAGAGCGACATTTCCGGGGTCACGCCGCTGTGGTCAGCGGTGGAGGCGAACAACCTCGATGCTGCTCGCCTGTTGATCGATGCCGGTGCGAACCCCAATGAGATGGTGCACGGCTATACCCCGCTGATGCTGGCGGCGCATAACAAGTACAGCGATATGGTGAAATTGCTGCTGGTGCGCGGAGCGGATGTAGATGTGCTGAGCGATGGCGTAGAGGTGGGCTACAACGCGCTGTACTTTGCGGTTGAGCTGCGTCACTGGGAACAGAAAAGTGGCTGGCAAAGTGCCACGCCGCTGGGTCGTGTCAGCAAATACTATGATGGCAGCAATGGCGCAAATGCCATTTTCCTGCTCGACCAACAGCAGAAGGTGGTGGATATACTGCTGGCGGCGGGCTCTGACCCCGACGCGACTCGGGGGGAGTGGACGGCACTGACCCGTGCGGCGCGGCAGGGCGCTGATGCCTCGGTGGTTGAGGCGCTGCTGTTGGCCGGGGCCAATCCGAATTTGAAGTCGCGGGAAGATTATTCGCCGCTGTATCTGGCAGCGGGCTGGAATCGCGCGGCGCAGGTCGATGTCTTGCTGGCCTTGGGCGCGGATGTGGATCTGGGCAATGACAACGACAATGAGACGGCGATTTACAATGCGGCGAACAACGGCCACCTGGAGCCGGTAAAAAGTCTGCTGGCGGCAGGTGCCGATGTGAATATCGCTGATGGCAAGGGCTTCACCGCGTTGTACCTTGCCAGCTATGACGGCTATACCGAGGTGGTGCAGTACCTGATTGCGGCGGGTGCCAACATGGATACCCGCAGTGGCAAAGGGGGCTGGAGCCCGCTGCATACGGCGGCGGATAAGGGCAAAGAGGGTGTGGTCCGAGAGCTGATAGCCGCCGGTGCTGATGTCAATTTCCGCAGCAGCGGGGATTACTCCGCCATGTATTACGCCGCAAAATCCGGCAAGAAGGCCGCTGAAGATATCATTAAAATGCTGGCGGTGGCCGGTGGCGATGTGAACGCGCGCTGCAACGGCTACTATCCCCTGCACATGGCGGCCGATAACGGTTACTACGACGTTGTTAAAACACTGCTGCAATACGGTGCCAATCCCAATCTGCGTGACAAGGACGACGATTCGGCGCTGGATATCGCCATGCGTCACGGCTACCAAAAAACCACCAACTACATACAGCAGTACGGCGGGCAGACCAATTCCTACAGCAAGTCCTCCGGCGGCGGCGACATGTTCGGCAAGATTTTCGCTACCGTTGCTATTGGGGCTATCGCGGGCAGTGCCGATATTCCAATAGAAAACTCTCTCGATATTATGGGCGCCGCCGTGGGAGATATCTGGGTGGACGATGGTCAGGGCAGTCGGCTGGCGACCATGCAGCAGCAAATGGCGCAGGGCACTTATCAAATCAAAGATCCGGCGCTGCGCAGTCTGGCGGAAACCCGCATGCAGTTAGAAAAACAAAACCGCGACATTCAGCAGCAGGTCGCGGCCTATAACGCCGAGCAGAAGCGCCGTCAGGAAGAGCACCGACTGGCGATGGCGCAGCGACAGGCGGAATATGCCGAGCAGAAAGCGGCCTACGAACAGCGCCAGCGCGAAGCCGCTATTGCCCGGCAGGAAGCGGCTCGCGCTGCGGAGCAGGCCCGGCGCGACGCGGAAATTGAGCGCCAGAAACAGCGTGCCGAGGAGCAGGCGCGCCGTCAGCAGGAAGCCGATGACGCCCGGGAGCGGGAGCTGGCAAGACGTGCCGCCGAAGCCGCAAAACCCAAGCCCCTCAGTGGCAGTATTCGCAGCGGCCGAATGAATGAGGGTGAAGGCGCGGATTGCGACTGCGAAGGCACGCTGACCATGCAGAGCTTCAGTGTGGGTAGCTGCCAGGTGTCCTCGCTGGTTGTGGCCTATGAGGTCAGCCATTTCTTCGGTGAGCCCACCGTTAACGGGAAGTATAAATGGCAGACCAGTGGCGCCGATGATGATTGTCTGCCCAGCGACTTTAATCTCTGGCTGAAAATCCAGAACGGCGATGCCTACGGCTACATCGAAATCGATCCGGCCATTCCGCGTGCGGGTGCGGTGTCCTATTCGGGGACATCGGGCAGCCCCAACTGGGACAGCTTTATCTGCGGCTATCAAGGGGGTAAAGCGACAGCCTGTTTCGATGCAGCCAGCGCGAAAACGCTCTATAAACACGGGCGCATTGTCGGCGTGGAGGCATCACACCAGTGA
- a CDS encoding MarR family winged helix-turn-helix transcriptional regulator, with translation MDKEWQKFEDVPATSANAPEMFLDYFYPIHFSIGMKIEAGLMSCGQLDRHQTVIMWILRSEMQRSGETSISRKDIVRLMTNWYDITSSSVSKALRALAKEPLHYIELTEDPNSGREKLVTMTPAGKQHCKTMIASACEVIRRITDNFSDEENRMGVYMFMRMDEEFSASADDH, from the coding sequence TTGGACAAGGAATGGCAAAAATTCGAGGATGTACCGGCCACCAGCGCCAATGCTCCAGAGATGTTTTTGGATTATTTCTATCCCATCCACTTCTCTATTGGCATGAAGATAGAAGCCGGATTGATGAGCTGCGGGCAACTGGATCGCCACCAGACCGTCATCATGTGGATACTGCGCTCAGAGATGCAGCGCAGTGGTGAAACGTCGATCAGCCGCAAGGACATTGTGCGGCTGATGACCAACTGGTACGACATTACCAGCAGCAGTGTCTCCAAGGCCCTGCGCGCACTCGCGAAAGAGCCCCTGCACTATATCGAGCTGACCGAAGACCCGAACTCCGGTCGCGAAAAACTGGTCACCATGACCCCTGCGGGTAAACAGCACTGCAAAACCATGATCGCCAGCGCCTGTGAGGTGATTCGACGCATTACCGACAATTTCTCAGACGAGGAAAACCGGATGGGCGTCTATATGTTTATGCGTATGGATGAAGAGTTTTCGGCCTCAGCGGATGACCACTGA